One genomic window of Candidatus Pseudobacter hemicellulosilyticus includes the following:
- a CDS encoding RagB/SusD family nutrient uptake outer membrane protein yields MNFRYSLAFLFGALFLLGSCNKYLDVQPEAAYTEVQVYSNEAALQQAFNGLYIDLSSRSLYGANLSTTLVELLAQRYKPMNDGGYGLSVFNRYTYSSQVAINHLDTLWRKSYSLILATNLFLSRIDNSISGRVISETNGQLLKGEALAIRAMMHFDLLRLFGPVYATGSAQPAIPYYTVADGKMQPVLPATEVMDKVMTDLREAVSLLANDPVISQGIVAGTDFYGSARNQRLNYFAVKALMARAFLWSGNKQAAHDAALSVLTEGEKWFPWVSTEAVTTGTNPDRIFAPEILFSIYNQQLYNQYDQYFNPSLLDGYILVPDPLRLTEVYEGFQQDYRFVQTWLIGGGKTYRSSYKYAPIAASASWRFLQPLLRKSELYFILAETDPDPAAGLDYLNTARRRRGLANLGSTVSLSAELRKEYQKEFWGEGQLFFFYKRINANNVPDAGLPYVWATVAPTYMVPLPLSETSTR; encoded by the coding sequence ATGAATTTTCGATATTCCCTTGCGTTTTTATTCGGCGCCCTTTTCCTGCTGGGCAGCTGCAATAAATACCTGGATGTGCAGCCGGAAGCTGCCTATACTGAGGTGCAGGTCTATAGTAATGAAGCGGCGCTGCAGCAGGCTTTCAACGGGCTGTATATTGACCTGTCCTCCCGCTCGCTTTATGGGGCCAACCTCAGTACTACCCTCGTTGAGCTGCTGGCGCAACGGTACAAGCCCATGAATGACGGCGGTTATGGCCTGAGTGTATTCAACAGGTATACTTATTCTTCCCAGGTGGCCATCAATCACCTGGATACTTTATGGCGAAAAAGTTATTCCCTGATCCTGGCCACCAATCTGTTCCTGTCCAGGATCGATAATTCCATCAGCGGCCGGGTGATCTCAGAGACCAATGGCCAGCTGCTGAAAGGTGAAGCCCTGGCCATCCGGGCCATGATGCATTTTGACCTGCTGCGCCTCTTCGGTCCCGTGTATGCTACCGGCAGCGCACAACCTGCTATTCCTTATTATACCGTAGCCGATGGTAAAATGCAGCCTGTCCTGCCTGCCACCGAAGTGATGGATAAGGTTATGACTGATCTGCGCGAGGCTGTCAGCCTGTTGGCCAATGACCCGGTGATCAGTCAGGGAATTGTTGCCGGAACTGATTTCTATGGATCCGCCAGAAACCAGCGGCTCAATTATTTTGCCGTAAAAGCGCTGATGGCCCGCGCGTTTTTATGGTCGGGCAATAAGCAGGCAGCTCATGATGCCGCCCTGTCTGTACTGACAGAAGGCGAGAAATGGTTTCCCTGGGTAAGCACAGAAGCTGTTACCACCGGTACTAATCCGGACAGGATCTTTGCACCGGAGATACTTTTTAGTATTTATAACCAGCAGCTGTATAATCAGTACGACCAGTACTTCAATCCCTCCCTGCTGGATGGCTATATCCTGGTGCCGGATCCTTTGCGCCTGACGGAAGTGTATGAAGGTTTTCAGCAGGATTATCGCTTTGTGCAGACCTGGCTGATCGGCGGCGGAAAAACCTACCGCAGTTCCTATAAATATGCACCCATTGCTGCCAGCGCATCCTGGCGCTTCCTGCAGCCCCTGCTCCGCAAATCAGAATTGTATTTTATCCTGGCGGAAACAGATCCTGATCCCGCTGCCGGGCTGGATTACCTCAACACAGCCAGGCGCCGGCGGGGACTGGCCAACCTGGGCAGCACGGTCAGCCTGTCGGCAGAACTGCGCAAAGAATACCAGAAAGAATTTTGGGGAGAAGGGCAGCTGTTCTTCTTCTATAAGCGGATCAACGCCAATAATGTGCCTGATGCCGGTCTGCCCTATGTATGGGCTACGGTAGCGCCCACTTATATGGTGCCCCTGCCGCTTTCTGAAACCAGCACCCGCTAA
- a CDS encoding SusC/RagA family TonB-linked outer membrane protein — protein sequence MRLTTFFLLVCCMHISASTTSQTITLTGRDLSMKEVFSAVEKQTGYMVWGKTDFLEHAKKVTVSVRDMPLNNFLVLVLREQPFTFTIADNTIILSQRLATAVSPPVFINVKPAAEPVWITLMGMVINAETNEKLEAATIAVKGTGNAFRSDNAGNFAMVGLDADAVLVISSVGYQKLEAPVPVLMRMRPEQTVKLAGGSVRKIPNGLYLFYMQPVKTVLKEVVINNGMFSRNKESFTGAVAVFSGADLRSVGTRNVLESLKTLDPSFIMLEDNLQGSNPNRLPKIEIRGRTTLTNANLNDQFNSDPNQPLFILDGFETTLQTIYDLDMNRVASITLLKDAASTALYGSKAANGVVVVETKRPVPGKLQVSYVGDFSANLPDLSSYNLMDAVEKLQWEKLTAYNNTTDTKAWEREERNAARLADVQRGVNTYWLHEPVQTGFTNKHSLQLNGGNSDLVFNAGALYSRQDGVMKGSGKDNWGGNMSLSYRKGRLNVTNLLTVAGSKGKESPYGSFASFAATNSYYRKTDAAGFIQRQLDPIYDTAVINPLYNASLFSINESRAFSFANNIRGVYSLTNTLRVEGGLQLGKANGTTVLFIPPDNTLFDGVEAQKRGSYSNNHMEVKNVNANLSLSYGEVIGRGQFSANVRGQIESSESESIGFSLVGYPYGTNGNPAFAYGFTPFSVPATSRVKSRGTSFTASVNYIFNGRYMIDGVYTLSGASAFGSNKRYKPFVSAGLGWNLHQENFLKQFTWMNLLKLRANLGYSGNQNLGNFTSVSTYAYTGTGSNNFGQGLTLMSLGSPDLEWSKTLQGSYGLDFSFLNSRITGTLEYFRKHTDPLSVGAEGTLPSSVALNNSYVINIGTLTTTGWNMNLRYSPIYDLKNRIIWTISVSGVKNNSEYGGFANRLESLNKEELESKGLARYYDGYSPDDIWTVMSLGIDPATGKEIFQKRDGTISFIYDPADIVRVGNTRPKLEGIVSTSFTYKDFTFGANARYRVGGYVFNNALYSKVENISAVAGITQGNVVPNLDRRALYDRWQQPGDVAEFTSIAAFSSNPMSSRYVQEDSHFIGESFSIGWRSSAGWVRRMSLQTIGVNFYLNDIFRIETVQTERGLDYPFSRSASLSVNLSF from the coding sequence ATGAGACTAACTACATTCTTTTTGCTGGTGTGCTGCATGCATATTTCTGCCAGCACCACTTCCCAGACCATTACATTGACTGGCAGGGACCTCTCTATGAAAGAGGTGTTCTCAGCTGTTGAAAAGCAGACCGGCTATATGGTCTGGGGTAAAACAGATTTCCTGGAACATGCCAAAAAAGTAACGGTATCCGTACGTGATATGCCGCTCAACAATTTTCTGGTACTGGTACTCCGGGAACAGCCTTTTACTTTTACCATTGCTGACAATACCATCATCCTGTCGCAGCGGCTGGCAACAGCAGTCTCACCACCTGTGTTCATCAATGTAAAACCTGCGGCTGAGCCTGTGTGGATAACGCTCATGGGCATGGTGATCAATGCAGAAACCAATGAAAAACTGGAAGCGGCTACCATTGCTGTCAAAGGCACTGGCAACGCCTTTCGTTCAGACAATGCCGGTAATTTTGCAATGGTAGGCCTGGATGCTGATGCTGTCCTGGTCATTTCTTCTGTTGGCTACCAGAAACTGGAAGCGCCGGTACCGGTACTGATGCGGATGCGCCCCGAGCAGACCGTTAAGCTGGCGGGCGGTTCAGTACGCAAGATCCCTAACGGTCTGTACCTGTTTTATATGCAGCCTGTAAAAACAGTGCTGAAGGAAGTGGTCATCAATAACGGGATGTTCAGCAGGAACAAAGAAAGTTTCACTGGCGCTGTAGCCGTTTTTTCCGGCGCTGACCTGCGTTCCGTTGGCACCAGGAATGTGCTGGAAAGCCTGAAGACACTGGACCCTTCTTTCATTATGCTGGAAGATAATCTCCAGGGCTCCAACCCCAACCGCTTACCCAAAATTGAGATCAGGGGCCGCACCACGCTGACCAATGCCAACCTGAACGATCAGTTCAATTCCGATCCCAATCAGCCACTTTTTATTCTTGATGGTTTTGAGACCACCCTGCAAACCATCTACGACCTGGATATGAACCGGGTGGCCAGCATCACGCTGCTGAAAGATGCGGCCTCTACTGCGCTCTATGGTTCCAAAGCCGCTAATGGTGTGGTGGTAGTGGAAACCAAACGTCCCGTGCCCGGCAAACTGCAGGTCAGCTATGTAGGTGATTTCAGCGCCAACCTGCCGGACCTGTCCAGTTATAACCTGATGGATGCAGTGGAGAAATTGCAATGGGAAAAACTCACAGCCTATAACAATACGACCGATACAAAGGCCTGGGAAAGAGAAGAAAGAAATGCGGCAAGGCTGGCGGATGTACAACGGGGAGTGAACACTTACTGGCTGCATGAACCTGTGCAGACTGGTTTTACCAATAAACATTCTTTGCAGCTGAATGGCGGTAACTCGGACCTGGTCTTCAACGCTGGCGCCCTATACAGCCGCCAGGACGGTGTCATGAAAGGCTCGGGGAAAGATAACTGGGGTGGCAATATGAGCCTCTCTTACCGAAAGGGTCGGTTAAATGTGACCAACCTGCTTACCGTGGCCGGCAGCAAGGGCAAGGAATCGCCCTATGGTTCCTTTGCCAGTTTTGCAGCTACCAATTCCTACTACCGGAAAACAGATGCTGCTGGGTTTATACAACGGCAGCTGGATCCCATCTATGACACAGCCGTCATCAACCCATTATACAATGCCTCGCTGTTCAGCATCAATGAGAGCAGGGCCTTCAGCTTCGCCAATAATATCAGGGGCGTCTATTCACTGACCAATACCCTGCGTGTGGAAGGCGGGCTGCAACTGGGTAAGGCCAATGGTACTACCGTACTATTTATCCCGCCCGATAATACCCTTTTCGATGGGGTAGAAGCTCAGAAAAGGGGCAGTTATTCCAACAATCATATGGAGGTAAAGAACGTTAATGCCAACCTCTCCCTTTCCTATGGCGAGGTGATTGGCAGGGGCCAGTTCAGCGCCAACGTCCGCGGCCAGATTGAAAGCAGCGAGTCCGAGTCCATCGGGTTCTCACTGGTGGGCTATCCTTATGGCACCAACGGCAACCCGGCTTTTGCCTATGGCTTTACCCCTTTTTCTGTGCCTGCCACCAGCAGGGTGAAAAGTCGCGGCACCAGCTTTACCGCCAGCGTCAACTATATTTTCAATGGCCGCTATATGATAGATGGCGTCTATACCCTCAGCGGCGCCAGCGCTTTTGGCAGCAACAAAAGATACAAGCCCTTTGTGTCCGCCGGGCTGGGCTGGAACCTGCACCAGGAAAATTTCCTGAAGCAGTTCACCTGGATGAACCTGCTGAAACTGCGGGCTAACCTGGGCTATTCCGGTAACCAGAACCTGGGCAATTTTACTTCTGTTTCTACTTATGCCTATACAGGAACGGGCAGCAACAATTTTGGACAGGGCCTTACGCTCATGTCCCTGGGTAGTCCGGACCTGGAATGGTCAAAAACGCTGCAGGGAAGTTATGGTCTTGATTTCTCCTTCCTCAACAGCCGCATCACCGGTACCCTGGAGTATTTCAGGAAACATACTGATCCGCTGTCTGTTGGTGCAGAAGGCACCCTGCCTTCTTCTGTAGCGCTCAACAACAGTTATGTGATCAATATCGGCACGTTGACCACTACCGGCTGGAACATGAACCTGCGCTACTCACCCATCTACGACCTGAAGAACAGGATCATCTGGACTATCTCCGTATCAGGGGTGAAGAACAACAGCGAGTATGGTGGCTTTGCCAACAGGCTGGAATCCCTGAACAAGGAAGAGCTGGAGAGCAAAGGACTGGCCAGGTATTACGACGGCTATAGCCCGGACGATATCTGGACGGTGATGTCATTGGGCATTGATCCTGCTACCGGCAAAGAGATCTTCCAGAAGCGGGATGGGACCATCTCCTTCATCTATGATCCCGCGGATATTGTTCGTGTTGGCAATACCAGGCCGAAGCTGGAAGGAATTGTTAGCACCAGTTTCACCTATAAGGATTTTACTTTTGGCGCTAACGCCCGTTACCGGGTAGGTGGTTATGTATTTAATAATGCGCTCTACAGCAAGGTGGAAAATATCAGTGCTGTTGCGGGTATAACACAGGGCAATGTGGTCCCCAATCTTGACCGCCGCGCCCTGTACGACAGGTGGCAGCAACCCGGCGATGTGGCCGAATTCACTTCCATTGCAGCATTCAGCAGCAATCCCATGTCGTCCCGCTATGTACAGGAAGACAGTCATTTTATTGGCGAATCTTTCAGCATTGGCTGGCGCAGCAGCGCGGGCTGGGTGCGGCGGATGAGCCTGCAGACCATTGGCGTGAACTTTTACCTGAATGATATTTTCCGGATAGAGACTGTGCAAACAGAAAGGGGACTGGATTATCCGTTCTCCCGCTCTGCTTCCTTGAGTGTCAACCTTTCGTTTTAA
- a CDS encoding ABC transporter ATP-binding protein yields MMDKTIVRIEKLSHRYTSSWAIRDINMEIGSKGIVGLLGSNGAGKSTTMNILCGALNQTEGNVFINDINLREKPELAKKEIGFLPQNPPLYMDLTVDEYLTYCAGLRLIPKERKKAAIKEAKERCGIDHFSSRLIRNLSGGYRQRVGIAQAIVHRPALVVLDEPTNGLDPNQIIEVRALIKEIAEDRAVIFSSHILSEIQLLCKEIKMIENGKIVFADTMDAFNNYVEPHSMLIHFENTPAEGELKEIPGVSKVDFLTERQVRVYFNGDQEITERVVTASVHKGWRLREISLDKSALDEIFRQLSHQNN; encoded by the coding sequence ATGATGGACAAGACTATTGTCAGAATAGAGAAGCTATCGCACCGCTATACCAGTTCCTGGGCTATCAGGGACATCAATATGGAGATTGGCTCAAAAGGTATTGTAGGATTGCTGGGCTCCAACGGCGCCGGCAAATCCACAACCATGAACATTCTCTGCGGCGCCCTGAACCAGACCGAGGGCAATGTTTTTATCAATGATATCAACCTCCGCGAAAAGCCGGAGCTGGCCAAGAAAGAAATTGGCTTCCTGCCCCAGAACCCGCCGTTGTATATGGACCTTACCGTGGATGAATACCTTACCTATTGCGCCGGGTTGCGGCTGATCCCCAAAGAGCGGAAGAAAGCGGCTATCAAAGAAGCCAAGGAGCGCTGCGGCATTGATCATTTCAGCAGCCGCCTGATCCGTAACCTGTCCGGTGGGTATAGGCAAAGGGTAGGCATAGCACAGGCCATCGTACACAGGCCGGCCCTGGTTGTGCTGGACGAACCAACCAATGGCCTGGATCCTAACCAGATCATTGAAGTGCGGGCGCTCATCAAAGAGATTGCTGAGGACAGGGCGGTTATCTTTTCTTCCCATATCCTTTCAGAAATACAACTACTCTGCAAAGAGATAAAAATGATCGAGAACGGTAAGATCGTTTTTGCTGATACCATGGACGCTTTCAATAATTACGTAGAGCCGCATAGCATGCTGATCCATTTTGAAAATACGCCTGCTGAAGGGGAGCTGAAAGAGATTCCCGGGGTATCCAAAGTGGACTTCCTCACCGAAAGACAGGTGCGCGTGTACTTCAATGGCGACCAGGAGATCACCGAACGCGTAGTAACGGCCAGCGTCCACAAGGGCTGGCGCCTTCGGGAGATCAGCCTTGATAAAAGCGCGCTGGACGAGATCTTCCGGCAATTATCCCATCAAAACAATTAA
- a CDS encoding PKD-like family lipoprotein, protein MKTFFYSILFVWQCCCLLSCYKDKGNYAYQDINEISFSNIDTTAGYAVFIGDTLSIAPVLNSSQSGKEANYTYEWSFFDNIKGDRILSTDKNLKIRIAENPGSYSLQYRVTDKSTGVLFHVRTNVLVRTSIYEGYMVLNEVNGKSRLDMLSYDATNGSFTQLTDVLARMGSSLPEQGAPIKVVCTRVSNAFNWSDSTYGIYLLTATGTNRIHPETFDWRPIYDIRYEIAGDIPADFKADNLIPDPAFYYVTIFLSSGNNAYLRSGPNPMYSLPVNKFLGQEPFKASPYMTSTSSQYLMMYDIEKRSFAMLSDHSSFTAQPAPVADDPGEIPYPSGRDLLFMQKTATGYAYAITRTPGGTDCYLTKFIPGALPVYSRKINGTDIDKAANFAMGATPEYLFYSVGGKLYEYDLYLESSKLMLDKGGLPITYLAFQPFSANRNPALYGQWARWLTVGFADPSGEAGANGTLEQYSVPDANEALVLQKKWTGFGTIKSVSYRER, encoded by the coding sequence ATGAAGACATTTTTTTACAGCATACTGTTTGTCTGGCAGTGCTGTTGCTTATTGTCCTGTTACAAGGACAAAGGGAATTATGCCTACCAGGATATCAACGAGATCAGTTTTTCCAATATTGACACTACTGCCGGTTATGCGGTGTTCATTGGCGATACCCTGTCTATAGCGCCTGTACTGAACAGCAGCCAGTCGGGCAAGGAAGCCAACTATACCTATGAGTGGTCTTTCTTTGACAATATCAAAGGAGATCGTATCCTTTCCACGGACAAGAACCTGAAGATCAGGATTGCTGAAAATCCGGGAAGCTATTCGCTTCAATACAGGGTAACCGATAAAAGTACCGGTGTTCTCTTCCATGTCAGGACCAATGTGCTGGTGCGCACTTCCATATACGAGGGCTATATGGTGCTGAATGAAGTGAATGGTAAGTCGAGGTTGGATATGCTGTCCTACGATGCCACTAACGGCAGTTTTACCCAGCTCACAGATGTGCTGGCCAGGATGGGCTCTTCACTGCCGGAGCAGGGAGCGCCTATCAAAGTGGTCTGCACCCGGGTATCTAATGCCTTTAACTGGTCTGATTCCACGTATGGCATCTACCTGCTCACCGCCACGGGCACCAACAGGATACACCCAGAGACCTTCGACTGGCGGCCTATTTACGATATCCGTTATGAGATTGCAGGTGATATCCCGGCAGATTTCAAAGCGGACAACCTGATCCCCGATCCTGCTTTTTATTATGTCACCATCTTCCTGTCGTCCGGCAATAATGCGTACCTGCGTTCCGGTCCCAACCCCATGTACAGCCTGCCGGTGAACAAATTCCTGGGCCAGGAGCCTTTCAAAGCGTCTCCCTACATGACGTCCACCAGTTCGCAGTACCTGATGATGTATGATATAGAAAAGCGTTCCTTCGCCATGCTGTCTGACCACAGCAGCTTTACGGCACAGCCGGCGCCGGTGGCAGATGATCCCGGCGAGATCCCTTATCCATCCGGGCGCGATCTGCTGTTCATGCAGAAAACAGCCACAGGGTATGCCTATGCCATTACCAGAACACCTGGTGGCACGGATTGTTACCTCACCAAATTCATCCCCGGTGCTTTGCCGGTCTATTCCCGGAAGATCAACGGCACTGATATTGATAAGGCCGCCAACTTCGCCATGGGCGCCACTCCTGAATATTTGTTTTATAGCGTAGGCGGTAAGCTGTATGAGTACGACCTCTACCTGGAATCCAGCAAGCTCATGCTGGACAAGGGCGGCCTGCCCATCACCTATCTGGCCTTCCAGCCTTTTTCTGCCAACCGGAATCCGGCGCTTTATGGCCAGTGGGCCCGCTGGTTAACGGTAGGGTTTGCAGATCCTTCCGGCGAGGCAGGTGCCAACGGTACGCTGGAACAATATTCGGTTCCTGATGCCAACGAAGCGCTGGTACTGCAGAAAAAATGGACCGGCTTCGGTACTATCAAAAGTGTTTCCTACAGGGAACGCTGA
- a CDS encoding DUF4843 domain-containing protein: MNRTIYSLLLGLSILLGTACKRESLMTYVSADNIYFDYIAGADPATDYLGRYTDSIELTFSFSDGSVQDSTIGIPVSVTGVAQSYDRTFRLIVDPSSTARPGVHYELPAAFVLPAGKIKDSVFIHFKRAADLKTAAQTLLLHLEDSDQLKAQLKFRGTNPRESNMYISDTVLMTSFRINLTDMLSAGPYWSMDYEYSFGTFSEKKVRLMNEIVGMPLDFWSRPATTNEQRATITYYGGFTARYLSDQAFAGNTILEADGVTPMKMGSRFP; encoded by the coding sequence ATGAACAGAACTATCTATAGCCTCCTGCTCGGGTTAAGTATCCTCCTGGGTACCGCCTGTAAACGGGAATCCCTGATGACCTATGTTTCAGCGGACAATATTTACTTTGACTATATCGCCGGGGCTGATCCCGCCACCGATTACCTGGGCCGGTATACTGATTCCATTGAGCTGACCTTTTCTTTCAGTGATGGGTCCGTGCAGGATTCAACTATCGGCATTCCCGTATCGGTAACGGGTGTGGCGCAGTCCTACGACAGGACCTTTCGCCTCATAGTTGATCCTTCTTCCACCGCCAGGCCCGGTGTGCATTATGAGCTGCCCGCTGCTTTTGTGCTGCCGGCCGGAAAGATCAAAGACAGTGTTTTCATTCATTTCAAAAGAGCGGCTGATCTGAAGACCGCTGCTCAGACCCTGCTGCTCCACCTGGAAGACAGCGACCAGCTGAAAGCGCAGCTTAAATTCAGGGGCACTAACCCACGGGAGTCCAATATGTATATTTCAGATACTGTACTGATGACCAGTTTCAGGATCAACCTGACGGATATGCTCTCGGCCGGTCCCTACTGGAGCATGGACTACGAGTATTCCTTCGGCACATTCAGTGAGAAGAAGGTCCGGCTGATGAATGAGATAGTGGGCATGCCGCTTGATTTCTGGTCGCGCCCGGCCACTACCAACGAGCAGCGGGCTACTATCACCTATTACGGAGGCTTCACTGCCCGTTATCTGAGCGACCAGGCTTTTGCCGGTAATACCATCCTGGAAGCAGATGGTGTAACGCCTATGAAAATGGGCTCCCGCTTTCCTTAA